From the genome of Spirosomataceae bacterium TFI 002, one region includes:
- a CDS encoding Right handed beta helix region, giving the protein METNSTSSFRHHAKKFLGRALWLFSFLIIFSSANAQTKLIGWDVATLTSFGASPFSPSVVNSNLENVVGLTRGVGLSSGATSVTGGWGATSWETTYAAGLADESVIYFGFKPKPGFAMSLQNIDPFSYKRSGTGPAEGIIDFTVNGGTSYSGVSQGPFYFGNSSAGGAGVTPTRILSYDSELQQTSNAVGFRIVPYNATDPAGEFFIYNIITSGDDFTINGSILGSETLALSGFESIVGFASNVETFVLKGDGLTASNVVLTAPTGYEVSGDNSVFNSSLSITPSSGVINSTVYVRLSDAATVGSHTGDLTIIGGGFTALAGLKVALSGVVKPYPVVNVTQSTSFLTIQAAIDDAATVNGDVITVAAGTYAENVIVNKELTINGPNAMISPNGGIRATEAIVVPATSGADAVFTIQSSDVTIAGFLIDGDNAGLTSGVIGTNGADIDAYEGVIYSDPLNALVVDRIKVENNIIQNFQYFGVDFSGWYNYNNPATSGHVVNNNLIKDLGTYNSGNGYDKWGGGVLIHTNQYTSVTNNVMTNVRLGIQTGRYSKVNPGGPESQIISNNSIQARRIGIFHNFQYGNASPLTFSSNTITGLNNVNETAVRGILLSYSSISSSVIDNVIDMSGVSLPTSGIEVWDVGSSTPSIITGGTISNVKYGIFLNNYDGYSTNAPTGAHATISGVTINPNFDGIGIRLLDNPAATSHAAVQATLGAGIIVNGGTDGLSIENASSQVVSPTGDITFNTQTGDYVKLIANTNDVDMSAASFDGKTGTTATLAENFAIEDKITHEMDNASLGSVSVKGTEWFVTTNSGSIQRAIELSSNGDKINVNDGTYNEDISVTKEVSLKSATGSANTTISGVAATRAINIASDNVTVEGFTVSNNGRQYGIYANNKGGLNIKDNHVTDVGVNTLVSTAVYGIVVEATANAVDDINITGNTVDDINGGNKGSIGAIAVGFSTGDYDLTNLTINNNTITDIDAATAAWPDGRGAYGILLNLGSSVGGTGRVVNPVITNNNITDLEGLWATGIGLEGDTPGAMVTGNSISDLTDHKGPSVPDASGVKIESNDGAATVLINNNDFFNIGSGTTNDGFGVNNFTTTLVNADNNYWGAADGPSGTGIGTGVKASDNVSFCPYLDGVVGSGAPIGCPVKNVETGKSYVTIQAAINDVLTVNGNTIEVAKGTYTENVVVNKSLTINGPNAGISPNTGSRTDEAIVVPATVGSDAIFTIEASDVTINGFKLDGDNTNLTSGWLGTNGADIDTYDGVVYYDGANSLVVNRLIFENNIVQNIQYFGVDLFGWGNYNNPSTTGHRISDNLFKDLGTYDALNGYDKWGGGVLLYNDNYANVVNNTMDNVRNGIQTGNFHDANPGAPIYQLIENNTIKTRRLGIFFNLHTGASVAPMTVSSNTITAIANANELKWNGMLLSSLSNAAGTIEGNVIDGAGTDPATLTVNGIEVWNVKSDAPVVISGGTIDNVNTGIFLNNFDGYSSDATNGAHATISGITITPHATGTGIRLLDNPAATSHAAVQATLGVGIIVNGGTDGLSIENASSQVVSPTGDITFNTQTGDYVKLIANTNDVDMSAASFDGKTGTTATLAENFAIEDKITHEMDNASLGSVSVKGTEWFVTTNSGSIQRAIELSSNGDKINVNDGTYNEDISVTKEVSLKSATGSANTTISGVAATRAINIASDNVTVEGFTVSNNGRQYGIYANNKGGLNIKDNHVTDVGVNTLVSTAVYGIVVEATANAVDDINITGNTVDDINGGNKGSIGAIAVGFSTGDYDLTNLTINNNTITDIDAATATWPDGRGAYGILLNLGSSVGGTGRVVNPVITNNNITDLEGLWATGIGLEGDTPGAIVTGNSISDLTDHKGPSVPDASGVKIESNDGAATVLINNNDFFNIGSGTTNDGFGVNNFTTTLVNADNNYWGAADGPSGEGVGGGVKVTANVTFCPFYDDVVLSGAVVGCRVKNVDTGESFTSIQAAIDDVTTIDGHTLTVSPGTYDEGELVVNKSLKLHGANVGKAGNDITRDAESVIMNSPVYISASNVELDGFKVSGTKVSGAYQGQIGNSWDSGAAPSANAVIKNNFFENVENHGILVNGADGWSIEGNLFISIGNGVGGNLGTSSFSAIYSPSSNDLNIKGNVFYTVDYNGILLEAAQKAIVTENRFLNIHKSGLQVSGVSGDVSVTANNFTDANLSDEVDRGAIRIYGQDFDGVVNFSGNEFTGGIAAFAVKSGQNITGKDIQFNNNSITGLSSATVIRHMGTGELSATCNWFGTTDPELIKAQISGDVTFLSFITNGTDDDLNTVGFQPVAGSCDGYGPVRLYSDNTFATLVNSFFSIQDAVDAASSGNGIEVVAGTYNESINVNKSLTIKGPNADISPNTGTRIAEAVLVNLSSGRGFTISNGNTDVTISGFKFDGGSPIHDGNDTGNPMTSNVTFSKNLVVNAHAIYAGTNTSWADLIIIDNKFEDINATATSSAMQVSHTSTTSITDNTFTNVNYAAMVIDATPTVNISGNTIDGTGYQGIQIAGAVGDVTVENNKISNANSVAQAVDRGAIRLYGSGFIGAVTISNNEITGGYNGIAVKDGENITGKNISITENSITGLAGGKAIYHGGTGELSSTCNWFGTTDPELIKAQISGEVTFLSFITNGTDDDLNTVGFQPVVGSCNGFGPVKLYTDNSLSTILSSHFKIQDAIDEASNGNAIVADAGMYIENLTMSKSITLLGANNSISPNTGTRVSETIIMPSAGAAITGTTSGITVTVKGFTFDQANSQGTSGHFMSQVSKTGTNWTFENNIFQNAGDSPTNGNWKITGTSTGLKFTLKDNFIRNNAASNGISIWDNPDFEIDVQNNVWEDNGAHAFNISGAQGIIKGNVFRDTRSIDLNSSSYVWYDYQGGILMSDPGFDLDIIENEFINVQSGIVLYADVAGPINIKNNLFDGSHVASIRASNSEAVNGSNLNDLVVTNNSFINYAGVGQNISNSRADNALLTTTCNWFGVTADTDISALLSVNVLYPTWLTDGIDASPAVTGFQPVPNTCSGSEIVIVSSVPGPLTCETTGSITVTFTGGKGPYDVAWTDGGTNTGSSTNVTSPYTISNLPAAAYSITVSDANGSTKTQVGVNVTLFPLPTAPTITSDNSEICKGSNAVLSASCSSVTDVFRWTTPPINNGGSTSSLNSSSSQVVTAPGTYTGYCESENGCIGPDGSITISEGTNCGSQNFITVVPEIPYICPGASISMTASGCATGTVTWSGSGSSETGATVSLSPAATTTYVVSCSTGGSTTVEVKVAQPNVTVTNNVSTGKAIVKAVNTIEANKKVGDPNVTPAPNVIYEAGNSILLQPGFVAQGAAVFKAEIKVCN; this is encoded by the coding sequence ATGGAAACAAATTCTACTTCATCATTTAGGCATCATGCCAAAAAGTTCTTAGGACGGGCTTTATGGCTCTTCAGTTTTTTAATAATATTTAGTTCAGCCAATGCACAAACCAAACTTATAGGATGGGATGTCGCAACTTTAACCAGTTTTGGTGCGAGTCCTTTTTCACCTAGTGTGGTCAATTCAAATCTTGAAAATGTTGTAGGACTCACAAGAGGAGTTGGCCTATCTAGTGGAGCTACATCAGTTACTGGTGGTTGGGGAGCAACAAGTTGGGAAACAACTTATGCTGCTGGTTTGGCAGATGAAAGTGTTATTTATTTTGGTTTCAAGCCAAAACCTGGATTTGCTATGTCTTTACAAAACATAGATCCTTTTTCTTATAAAAGATCTGGAACTGGTCCTGCTGAAGGTATAATAGATTTTACTGTTAATGGAGGGACTAGCTATTCTGGTGTGTCACAGGGGCCTTTTTACTTTGGTAACTCTTCAGCTGGAGGTGCAGGAGTAACGCCAACAAGGATTTTATCATATGATTCAGAACTTCAGCAAACTTCAAATGCTGTTGGTTTTAGAATTGTGCCTTACAACGCAACAGATCCTGCCGGAGAATTTTTTATATACAATATTATAACTTCTGGTGATGACTTTACTATCAATGGTAGCATACTAGGTTCAGAAACGTTGGCACTTTCAGGATTTGAAAGTATAGTTGGTTTTGCGAGTAATGTTGAAACTTTTGTTTTAAAAGGAGATGGACTTACTGCATCTAATGTGGTACTAACCGCTCCCACTGGATATGAAGTTTCAGGTGACAACAGTGTTTTTAATAGTAGTTTAAGTATAACTCCTTCTTCAGGGGTTATCAATTCAACAGTATATGTAAGGTTAAGTGATGCTGCAACTGTTGGTTCACATACTGGTGATTTAACAATAATTGGAGGCGGGTTTACCGCTTTAGCAGGTTTAAAAGTAGCATTAAGCGGTGTAGTGAAGCCATATCCGGTAGTCAATGTTACTCAAAGTACAAGTTTCCTAACTATACAAGCAGCAATTGATGATGCCGCTACTGTAAATGGAGATGTAATCACTGTAGCTGCCGGTACTTATGCCGAGAATGTTATAGTAAATAAAGAATTAACTATCAATGGACCCAATGCCATGATATCACCAAATGGTGGAATTCGTGCTACGGAGGCAATTGTAGTTCCCGCAACTTCAGGAGCTGATGCAGTTTTTACCATTCAGTCTAGTGACGTAACAATTGCTGGTTTCTTAATTGATGGTGATAACGCTGGCTTAACATCTGGTGTGATTGGAACAAATGGAGCAGATATAGATGCATATGAAGGCGTTATTTATAGTGATCCACTAAATGCTCTAGTGGTGGACAGAATTAAAGTTGAAAATAATATTATACAAAACTTCCAATATTTTGGAGTTGATTTTTCAGGATGGTATAATTATAATAATCCTGCTACATCAGGACATGTAGTCAACAATAACCTTATCAAAGATCTTGGAACATACAATTCTGGAAATGGTTATGATAAATGGGGTGGGGGTGTATTAATACATACAAATCAATATACTTCTGTTACCAATAATGTAATGACAAACGTGAGATTAGGAATTCAAACTGGTCGATATAGTAAAGTCAATCCTGGAGGACCTGAATCGCAAATCATTAGTAATAATTCTATTCAAGCTCGAAGAATAGGTATTTTTCACAATTTTCAGTACGGAAATGCCTCACCTCTAACATTTTCTAGTAACACAATAACAGGTCTTAATAATGTTAATGAAACTGCGGTTCGAGGGATATTATTAAGTTATTCATCCATAAGTTCATCAGTCATTGATAATGTAATCGACATGAGCGGCGTTTCTCTTCCTACATCAGGAATTGAGGTTTGGGATGTAGGTAGTTCCACACCATCTATAATTACTGGAGGCACTATCTCAAATGTAAAATATGGTATCTTCTTAAACAACTATGATGGCTATAGCACAAATGCTCCTACTGGTGCTCATGCTACAATTTCTGGAGTTACAATTAATCCAAATTTTGATGGAATAGGAATTCGATTGCTTGACAACCCTGCAGCTACATCTCATGCAGCAGTACAAGCAACTTTAGGAGCTGGAATAATCGTGAATGGCGGAACAGATGGCCTCTCTATTGAAAACGCGTCTTCACAAGTTGTATCACCAACAGGCGACATTACATTTAATACGCAAACTGGTGATTATGTCAAGCTTATTGCCAACACCAATGACGTGGATATGTCGGCAGCTTCATTTGATGGTAAAACAGGAACAACTGCTACACTTGCAGAAAACTTTGCTATTGAAGATAAAATTACACACGAAATGGACAATGCTTCATTGGGAAGTGTAAGTGTAAAAGGTACTGAATGGTTTGTAACAACTAACTCTGGAAGTATCCAAAGAGCAATAGAGTTGTCATCCAACGGCGACAAAATAAATGTCAATGATGGTACTTACAATGAGGATATCTCTGTTACCAAAGAGGTAAGTCTCAAAAGTGCTACTGGCAGTGCAAATACAACGATTTCTGGTGTTGCGGCTACAAGGGCAATTAACATTGCATCAGATAACGTAACAGTAGAAGGCTTTACGGTATCAAATAATGGTAGACAATACGGAATTTACGCTAATAACAAGGGTGGTTTAAATATTAAAGATAACCATGTTACCGATGTAGGTGTAAACACGCTAGTATCCACAGCAGTATACGGAATAGTTGTAGAAGCTACCGCCAACGCAGTTGATGATATCAATATAACTGGTAATACTGTTGATGATATCAATGGAGGAAATAAAGGAAGTATTGGAGCTATAGCAGTTGGGTTCTCCACAGGAGATTATGATTTAACTAACCTCACTATCAATAATAATACAATTACTGATATTGATGCTGCCACTGCAGCTTGGCCAGATGGAAGAGGAGCTTATGGTATTCTCTTAAACTTAGGATCAAGTGTAGGTGGAACTGGTAGAGTTGTGAACCCAGTCATTACCAATAATAATATCACAGACCTTGAAGGCTTATGGGCAACGGGTATTGGACTAGAAGGAGATACACCAGGAGCAATGGTTACTGGAAACTCAATAAGTGACTTGACAGATCACAAGGGGCCTTCTGTTCCAGATGCATCTGGAGTTAAAATAGAGTCCAATGATGGTGCTGCAACAGTGCTTATTAATAACAACGACTTCTTTAATATTGGAAGCGGTACAACAAACGATGGTTTTGGAGTTAATAACTTTACAACCACATTAGTTAACGCAGATAATAACTATTGGGGTGCTGCAGATGGTCCATCTGGCACAGGTATAGGAACTGGAGTAAAAGCGTCTGATAATGTTTCATTCTGTCCTTACCTTGATGGAGTAGTTGGAAGTGGAGCACCCATTGGTTGTCCAGTAAAAAATGTGGAAACTGGCAAGAGCTATGTAACAATCCAAGCAGCGATTAACGATGTTTTAACTGTAAATGGAAACACAATTGAAGTTGCAAAAGGAACTTATACTGAAAACGTTGTCGTAAACAAGAGTTTAACTATCAATGGACCTAATGCCGGTATTTCTCCAAATACAGGGAGTAGAACGGATGAAGCAATTGTTGTTCCAGCAACTGTAGGATCTGATGCGATATTTACAATTGAAGCTAGTGACGTAACCATTAATGGATTTAAACTTGACGGCGATAATACAAATTTGACTTCTGGATGGTTGGGTACCAACGGTGCGGATATTGATACTTATGATGGTGTTGTTTATTATGATGGAGCTAATTCGCTTGTTGTTAATAGGCTAATTTTTGAAAATAACATTGTTCAAAACATTCAATACTTTGGAGTCGATCTATTTGGATGGGGTAATTATAATAATCCTTCCACCACAGGACATAGAATCAGTGACAACTTATTTAAAGACTTAGGTACTTATGATGCATTAAATGGATATGATAAATGGGGAGGAGGAGTACTGCTTTATAATGATAATTATGCCAATGTGGTTAATAATACCATGGATAATGTTCGAAATGGAATTCAAACAGGTAATTTCCACGATGCTAACCCAGGAGCTCCTATTTATCAACTAATTGAAAATAATACCATTAAAACTAGACGTTTAGGTATTTTCTTTAATCTCCATACAGGTGCTTCTGTAGCACCAATGACCGTTTCAAGTAATACAATTACAGCGATTGCTAATGCCAATGAATTGAAATGGAATGGAATGTTATTGTCCAGTTTGAGTAACGCTGCTGGAACAATCGAGGGCAATGTGATTGATGGAGCAGGTACGGATCCAGCAACTCTTACAGTAAATGGAATTGAGGTTTGGAATGTGAAGAGCGATGCTCCAGTGGTTATATCTGGAGGGACAATTGACAATGTTAATACAGGTATTTTCCTCAATAATTTTGATGGCTATAGTTCCGATGCAACAAATGGTGCACATGCAACAATTTCGGGTATTACAATAACACCTCATGCTACTGGAACTGGGATTCGATTGCTTGACAACCCTGCAGCTACATCTCATGCAGCAGTACAAGCAACTTTAGGAGTTGGAATAATCGTGAATGGCGGAACAGACGGCCTCTCTATTGAAAACGCGTCTTCACAAGTTGTATCACCAACAGGCGACATTACATTTAATACGCAAACTGGTGATTATGTCAAGCTTATTGCCAACACTAATGACGTGGATATGTCGGCAGCTTCATTTGATGGTAAAACAGGAACAACTGCTACACTTGCAGAAAACTTTGCTATTGAAGATAAAATTACACACGAAATGGACAATGCTTCATTGGGAAGTGTAAGTGTAAAAGGCACTGAATGGTTTGTAACAACTAACTCTGGAAGTATCCAAAGAGCAATAGAGTTGTCATCCAATGGCGACAAAATAAATGTTAATGATGGTACTTACAATGAGGATATCTCTGTTACCAAAGAGGTAAGTCTAAAAAGTGCTACTGGAAGTGCAAATACAACGATTTCTGGTGTTGCGGCTACAAGGGCAATTAACATTGCATCAGATAACGTAACAGTAGAAGGGTTTACGGTATCAAATAATGGTAGACAATACGGAATTTACGCTAATAACAAGGGTGGTTTAAATATTAAAGATAACCATGTTACCGATGTAGGTGTAAACACGCTAGTATCCACAGCAGTATACGGAATAGTTGTAGAAGCTACCGCCAACGCAGTTGATGATATCAATATAACTGGTAATACTGTTGATGATATCAATGGAGGAAATAAAGGAAGTATTGGAGCTATAGCAGTTGGGTTCTCCACAGGAGATTATGATTTAACTAACCTCACTATCAATAATAATACAATTACTGATATTGATGCTGCCACTGCAACTTGGCCAGATGGAAGAGGAGCTTATGGTATTCTCTTAAACTTAGGATCAAGTGTAGGAGGAACTGGTAGAGTTGTGAACCCAGTCATTACCAATAATAATATCACAGACCTTGAAGGCTTATGGGCAACGGGTATTGGACTAGAAGGAGACACACCAGGAGCAATAGTTACTGGAAACTCAATAAGTGACTTAACAGACCACAAGGGACCTTCTGTTCCAGATGCATCTGGAGTTAAAATAGAGTCCAATGATGGTGCTGCAACAGTGCTTATTAATAACAACGACTTCTTTAATATTGGAAGCGGTACAACAAACGATGGTTTTGGAGTTAATAACTTTACAACCACATTAGTTAACGCAGATAATAACTATTGGGGTGCTGCAGATGGTCCATCTGGAGAAGGTGTTGGTGGCGGAGTGAAAGTAACTGCTAATGTAACATTTTGTCCGTTTTATGACGACGTAGTCCTTTCAGGAGCTGTCGTAGGATGTAGAGTTAAGAATGTTGACACTGGTGAATCCTTTACTTCTATTCAGGCTGCAATTGATGATGTAACCACAATTGATGGACATACGCTTACGGTTAGTCCAGGAACGTATGATGAAGGAGAGCTGGTTGTGAACAAATCGTTGAAACTACATGGTGCCAATGTCGGTAAAGCAGGTAATGATATCACACGTGATGCTGAATCGGTAATCATGAATAGTCCCGTGTATATCAGTGCGAGTAATGTAGAATTAGATGGATTCAAAGTTTCTGGAACTAAGGTAAGTGGTGCCTACCAAGGCCAGATAGGCAACAGCTGGGATTCAGGAGCAGCACCATCTGCTAATGCGGTCATAAAAAATAATTTTTTCGAGAATGTCGAAAACCATGGTATCTTGGTTAACGGAGCAGATGGTTGGTCTATTGAGGGAAACCTCTTTATTAGCATTGGAAATGGTGTAGGAGGGAATTTGGGAACTTCAAGCTTTTCGGCCATATATAGTCCTTCCTCTAATGATTTGAATATCAAAGGCAACGTATTTTATACTGTAGATTATAACGGGATTCTTCTTGAAGCTGCTCAAAAAGCCATCGTAACTGAAAATAGATTCTTGAACATTCATAAATCGGGACTTCAGGTATCAGGAGTATCTGGTGATGTGAGCGTCACAGCTAATAACTTTACAGATGCAAACCTTTCGGATGAAGTTGACAGGGGTGCTATTAGAATTTACGGACAAGATTTTGATGGTGTCGTCAATTTCTCAGGAAACGAATTTACTGGTGGAATAGCTGCATTTGCAGTGAAGTCAGGTCAGAACATTACAGGCAAAGACATCCAGTTCAACAATAACTCGATAACTGGATTGTCGAGTGCAACGGTTATTCGTCATATGGGTACAGGGGAATTAAGTGCTACTTGTAACTGGTTTGGTACAACAGATCCCGAGTTAATCAAAGCACAAATTAGTGGCGACGTTACCTTTTTATCATTTATTACAAATGGAACCGATGATGATTTAAATACAGTTGGCTTCCAGCCAGTAGCTGGAAGCTGTGATGGCTATGGTCCTGTGAGATTATATTCGGACAATACATTTGCAACACTTGTAAATTCATTCTTTAGTATTCAAGATGCGGTAGATGCGGCTTCATCTGGAAATGGGATAGAAGTGGTCGCAGGAACGTACAATGAGTCGATTAATGTTAATAAGTCCTTAACTATTAAAGGGCCAAATGCTGATATCTCGCCAAATACTGGAACACGTATTGCTGAGGCCGTTCTAGTGAATTTATCATCTGGAAGAGGGTTTACAATATCTAATGGAAATACAGATGTAACAATCAGTGGATTTAAATTTGATGGTGGGTCACCAATACATGACGGTAATGATACAGGAAACCCTATGACATCGAATGTTACATTCAGTAAAAATTTGGTTGTAAATGCTCATGCAATATATGCAGGGACAAATACTTCTTGGGCTGATCTTATAATAATAGACAATAAATTCGAAGACATTAATGCTACAGCAACATCAAGTGCAATGCAGGTTTCGCATACGTCAACTACAAGCATAACAGATAACACTTTTACTAATGTTAACTATGCTGCTATGGTAATTGATGCTACCCCTACAGTTAATATTTCAGGAAATACAATAGATGGAACAGGGTATCAAGGGATTCAGATAGCTGGTGCCGTTGGCGATGTTACTGTAGAAAATAATAAAATAAGCAATGCCAATAGTGTTGCACAGGCAGTAGATAGAGGAGCAATTCGTTTGTATGGTTCGGGCTTCATTGGAGCAGTTACAATCTCTAATAACGAAATAACTGGTGGATACAACGGAATAGCTGTTAAGGATGGTGAAAATATTACAGGTAAAAATATCAGTATTACTGAAAACAGCATTACTGGTCTAGCTGGCGGTAAAGCAATATACCATGGAGGTACAGGCGAATTAAGTTCAACCTGTAACTGGTTTGGTACAACAGATCCTGAGTTAATCAAAGCTCAAATTAGTGGCGAGGTTACCTTTTTATCTTTTATTACAAATGGAACCGATGATGATTTAAATACAGTTGGATTCCAGCCGGTAGTTGGAAGTTGTAATGGATTTGGGCCGGTAAAACTATATACAGATAATTCACTAAGTACTATTTTAAGTTCGCATTTTAAGATACAAGATGCAATTGATGAAGCTTCGAATGGAAATGCTATTGTTGCTGATGCAGGTATGTATATAGAAAACCTAACTATGTCAAAGTCAATAACTCTACTTGGTGCAAATAATTCGATATCGCCTAATACAGGAACTAGAGTAAGTGAAACCATTATTATGCCTTCAGCAGGGGCAGCAATTACTGGAACAACGAGTGGCATCACTGTAACAGTTAAAGGATTCACTTTTGATCAGGCTAATAGCCAAGGAACAAGTGGACATTTCATGAGCCAGGTTAGTAAGACAGGTACGAATTGGACTTTTGAAAACAATATCTTTCAAAATGCTGGAGATAGTCCTACTAATGGCAATTGGAAAATTACTGGGACATCCACAGGTTTGAAGTTTACTTTAAAAGATAATTTCATTAGAAACAACGCTGCATCCAATGGTATTTCTATTTGGGACAACCCAGATTTCGAAATTGATGTCCAAAACAACGTTTGGGAAGATAATGGTGCACATGCTTTTAACATAAGTGGGGCTCAAGGTATTATCAAGGGGAATGTTTTCCGAGATACAAGATCAATCGATTTAAATAGTTCGTCTTATGTATGGTATGATTACCAAGGTGGGATTTTAATGTCCGATCCAGGGTTTGATCTTGATATAATAGAAAACGAATTCATAAACGTACAAAGTGGTATTGTTTTATACGCTGATGTAGCTGGTCCAATCAATATTAAAAACAACTTGTTTGATGGCAGTCACGTTGCAAGTATAAGAGCTAGTAATTCAGAAGCTGTAAACGGTTCAAATTTAAATGATTTAGTAGTGACAAATAACTCTTTCATTAATTATGCTGGAGTTGGTCAAAATATAAGCAATTCTAGAGCAGACAATGCCTTGCTGACAACAACATGTAACTGGTTTGGCGTAACAGCGGATACAGACATAAGTGCTTTGTTATCAGTAAATGTTTTATATCCAACTTGGTTAACAGATGGGATTGATGCTTCACCAGCAGTGACAGGCTTCCAGCCAGTACCAAACACTTGTTCTGGTTCAGAAATTGTTATTGTAAGTTCGGTACCTGGTCCATTGACATGTGAAACCACGGGTTCTATAACTGTTACATTTACAGGAGGAAAAGGACCATATGATGTTGCTTGGACCGATGGAGGTACCAATA